The genomic window CCCTCCTGTTCCCCTGCAGGACGATGCCCACGTGGTCGCACATCAGCGCGCGGATCGTCTCGAACTGTTCGTCCGACAACCGCTGTACCGTCACGACCCCGGAGGTCTTCTGATCCCGCATCGTGGAATCTTGCTGCATCGGGTTCGAGTCCTTCCTAAGCGCCGACCGTCGCCAGCGACTCCAGTTCCGAGCCGGACAGCACCTTCTCGATGTCCAGCAGTATGACCACGTTGTTCTCGAGCTTGCCCATGCCGATGATGAACTCCGCCTGCACGCCGCTCCCGAAGGCCGGCGGCGGGTCGATCTGGTCGGCGGAGAAGTTCAACACCTCCGACACGTCGTCGACGATCACGCCCATCGTCACGTTCTCGTCGCGATGCCGTATCTGCACGACGATGTTGCACGTCTTCTCCGTGTCCGGTCCGGTTGC from bacterium includes these protein-coding regions:
- a CDS encoding chemotaxis protein CheW encodes the protein MTLDTQYAAVAAPGKYLSFVLGDEEYGVEILKVQEINGLTKATRVPRTPDFVRGVINLRGKVIPVIDLRRKLGMATGPDTEKTCNIVVQIRHRDENVTMGVIVDDVSEVLNFSADQIDPPPAFGSGVQAEFIIGMGKLENNVVILLDIEKVLSGSELESLATVGA